Proteins co-encoded in one Metabacillus sp. KUDC1714 genomic window:
- a CDS encoding toprim domain-containing protein, whose protein sequence is MSLVEVEKVLIVEGKSDKKKVLNVLNESIEIICTNGTISVTKLDELIDELFLKDVYILVDSDDAGDRLRKQFKREFPEASHIYIDRAYREVATAPDHHVASVLLSANIDVDAKFL, encoded by the coding sequence ATGTCGTTAGTTGAGGTTGAAAAAGTGTTAATTGTCGAAGGGAAATCAGATAAAAAGAAAGTTCTAAATGTGTTAAACGAATCAATCGAAATTATCTGCACAAATGGAACGATAAGTGTAACAAAGCTTGATGAATTAATTGATGAATTATTTTTAAAAGATGTCTATATTTTAGTGGACTCTGATGATGCAGGGGATCGACTTCGTAAACAATTCAAGAGGGAATTTCCAGAGGCATCGCATATTTATATCGACAGAGCCTATCGTGAAGTAGCGACTGCACCAGATCACCATGTTGCTTCTGTTTTACTAAGTGCAAATATTGATGTGGATGCGAAATTTCTTTAG
- a CDS encoding YusG family protein, giving the protein MSFEKQRLDITDRVVGKFTDGQLNLYLEKEMIGQMVSENNYDLKTGYEFNNSRFYQFADVITGSDQKYVDCDDENGWC; this is encoded by the coding sequence ATGTCTTTTGAAAAGCAACGTTTAGATATAACAGATCGAGTTGTAGGTAAATTTACTGATGGGCAATTAAATCTTTATCTTGAAAAAGAAATGATTGGCCAGATGGTATCAGAAAATAATTATGATTTAAAAACTGGCTATGAATTCAATAATAGTCGGTTTTATCAATTTGCAGATGTTATAACAGGATCAGACCAAAAATACGTTGACTGTGATGACGAAAATGGCTGGTGCTAG
- the gcvH gene encoding glycine cleavage system protein GcvH has protein sequence MNTPKELRYSEEHEWVKVEGEKVRIGITDFAQSELGDIVFVELPEVGDEVKADEPFGSVESVKTVSELYAPISGKVVEINEDLDDSPEYVNESPYEKAWMIVVEPANVADVENLMTAEQYEEMTNED, from the coding sequence ATGAACACACCAAAAGAACTTCGTTATTCTGAAGAACATGAATGGGTAAAAGTAGAAGGAGAAAAGGTTCGTATTGGTATTACAGATTTCGCACAATCTGAGCTTGGCGATATCGTTTTTGTAGAATTACCAGAGGTAGGCGACGAGGTTAAAGCGGACGAGCCATTCGGTAGCGTTGAGTCAGTGAAAACTGTATCTGAGCTATATGCCCCAATCAGCGGTAAAGTAGTTGAAATTAATGAAGATCTTGATGACAGCCCTGAATATGTAAATGAATCTCCATATGAAAAGGCTTGGATGATTGTGGTAGAACCTGCTAATGTGGCTGACGTAGAGAATTTAATGACAGCTGAACAATATGAAGAAATGACAAATGAAGATTAA
- a CDS encoding arsenate reductase family protein — protein MSLDFYWYPKCGTCRKAKKWLEEHNVDFNEIHIVENPPSKEELSSFYKKSGLELKKFFNTSGQKYRELGLKDKLATMSEEEMIELLSSDGMLIKRPIAVGEKGVTVGFKEEQYADNWKN, from the coding sequence ATGTCTTTAGATTTTTATTGGTATCCTAAATGTGGTACATGTCGTAAGGCGAAAAAATGGTTAGAAGAACACAATGTTGACTTTAATGAAATACATATAGTTGAGAATCCACCATCTAAGGAGGAACTTTCATCTTTTTATAAGAAAAGTGGTTTGGAGCTTAAAAAGTTCTTTAACACGAGCGGACAAAAATATCGCGAGCTTGGGCTTAAGGATAAATTAGCTACAATGTCTGAGGAAGAGATGATTGAATTATTATCTTCAGATGGTATGTTAATTAAACGACCAATTGCAGTTGGAGAAAAGGGTGTCACAGTTGGGTTTAAGGAAGAACAGTATGCAGATAATTGGAAAAATTAA
- a CDS encoding acyl-CoA dehydrogenase family protein produces MSNTTNSSLKGGSFLIEDVSYDRIFTPEDFTDEHKMIAKTTEDFVINEVLPHLEDIENHQFEKSVKLLKQAGELGLLGADVPEEYGGLGLDKISSALITEKISRGGSFSLSFGAHVGIGSLPIVLFGNEEQKQKYLPDLATGEKLAAYALTEPNSGSDALGARTTAKLNAEGTHYVLNGEKQWITNSGFADVFIVYAKIDGEHFSAFIVEKEYPGVSTGPEEKKMGIKGSSTRTLILEDAMVPKENLLGELGKGHVIAFNILNIGRYKLAVGTIGGAKRVIDVSVQYANQRQQFKTPISRFSLIGEKLANMAAKTYAMESSVYRTVGLFEDRMSRLTDEQIKDGKEVAASIAEYAIECSLNKVFGSETLDYVVDEGVQIHGGYGFMAEYEVERVYRDSRINRIFEGTNEINRLLVPGTYLRKAMKGELPLFQKAQSLQEELMMLMPEEVGEGTLEQEKYLLKNAKKIGVLIAGLAAQKYGKELQKEQEILVNIADIVSNVYAMESAILRTEKAIAKTGEEKNKQKLLYTQVYCQEAFNEIEAHAKESLIAVESGDSLRMMISALRKFTRHTPINVIGKKREIAAAIIDKNAYLA; encoded by the coding sequence ATGTCAAATACAACTAACTCTAGTCTTAAAGGTGGTAGCTTTTTAATTGAAGATGTTTCATATGATCGAATATTCACACCTGAGGATTTCACAGATGAGCATAAAATGATTGCAAAGACGACAGAGGATTTTGTTATAAATGAAGTATTGCCTCATCTTGAAGATATCGAAAATCATCAGTTCGAAAAGTCAGTGAAGCTCCTAAAACAAGCTGGTGAACTTGGGCTATTAGGTGCAGATGTTCCTGAAGAATATGGTGGATTAGGACTTGATAAGATTAGTTCTGCTTTAATAACCGAAAAGATCTCAAGAGGAGGAAGCTTTTCATTATCCTTTGGTGCCCATGTAGGAATTGGCTCACTGCCAATCGTTCTGTTCGGCAATGAAGAACAGAAGCAAAAATATTTACCGGATCTAGCTACTGGGGAAAAGCTAGCTGCATATGCACTTACTGAACCAAACTCAGGTTCAGATGCACTTGGTGCAAGAACAACCGCAAAGTTAAATGCTGAAGGTACACATTATGTGTTAAATGGAGAAAAGCAATGGATCACCAACTCAGGATTTGCTGACGTCTTTATTGTCTATGCAAAAATCGATGGAGAGCACTTCTCTGCATTTATTGTTGAAAAGGAATATCCAGGTGTTTCAACTGGGCCTGAAGAAAAGAAAATGGGGATAAAGGGATCTTCGACAAGAACATTAATTTTAGAAGATGCGATGGTACCTAAAGAAAACTTATTAGGTGAACTTGGTAAAGGGCATGTGATTGCTTTTAATATATTAAACATTGGTCGCTATAAATTAGCTGTAGGAACAATTGGTGGTGCAAAGCGGGTAATAGACGTTTCTGTTCAATATGCAAACCAGAGACAACAGTTTAAAACACCAATCTCTCGGTTCTCACTTATCGGGGAAAAGCTTGCTAATATGGCAGCTAAAACCTATGCAATGGAAAGCTCAGTATATCGAACTGTTGGATTATTCGAGGATCGGATGAGCCGTTTAACCGATGAACAGATAAAAGATGGTAAAGAGGTAGCTGCATCAATTGCAGAATATGCAATTGAATGCTCATTAAATAAAGTATTTGGCTCCGAGACACTCGATTATGTAGTGGATGAAGGAGTTCAAATTCATGGTGGATATGGATTTATGGCAGAATACGAGGTTGAGCGTGTGTACCGAGATTCGCGTATAAATCGAATCTTTGAAGGTACGAACGAGATTAATCGTCTATTAGTCCCTGGTACTTATCTACGAAAAGCAATGAAAGGTGAGCTCCCTCTATTCCAGAAAGCTCAAAGCTTACAAGAAGAGCTAATGATGCTAATGCCTGAGGAGGTTGGTGAGGGCACTCTTGAGCAAGAAAAATATCTGCTGAAAAATGCTAAGAAAATCGGTGTGCTTATTGCTGGATTAGCGGCACAAAAGTATGGAAAGGAACTTCAAAAAGAGCAAGAGATCCTTGTCAATATTGCTGATATTGTAAGCAATGTGTATGCGATGGAATCAGCAATTTTACGCACAGAAAAAGCAATTGCAAAAACAGGAGAAGAGAAAAATAAACAAAAGCTTCTCTATACTCAAGTTTACTGCCAGGAAGCTTTCAATGAAATCGAAGCACATGCTAAAGAATCATTGATCGCAGTTGAATCAGGGGATTCATTAAGAATGATGATTTCGGCATTACGTAAGTTTACCCGTCATACCCCAATTAATGTGATTGGAAAGAAAAGAGAAATTGCAGCTGCAATAATTGATAAAAATGCGTATTTAGCATAG
- a CDS encoding acetyl-CoA C-acetyltransferase: protein MREAVIVAGARTPVGRAKKGTLANMRPDDLGALVVKETLKRAGDYQGNIDDLIIGCAMPEAEQGLNMARNIGALAGLPYTVPAVTINRYCSSGLQSIAYGAEKIMLGHSETAIAGGAESMSLVPMMGHVVRPNARLAEDAPEYYMGMGHTAEQVAQKFSISREDQDAFAVRSHQRAATAINEGKFAEEIVTVDVPIRTVDSNHKLRERVVQFRQDEGVRSNTTAEVLATLRPAFSTKGSVTAGNSSQTSDGAAAVMLMDREKAGSLGYTPMAKFRSFAVAGVPPEVMGIGPVAAVPLALKYAGLELSDIGLFELNEAFASQSIQVIRELGLDEDKVNVNGGAIALGHPLGCTGTKLTLSLIHEMKRRNEQFGVVTMCIGGGMGAAGVFELI, encoded by the coding sequence ATGCGTGAAGCAGTCATTGTGGCAGGTGCTAGAACACCAGTAGGGAGAGCAAAAAAAGGAACATTAGCGAATATGCGCCCTGATGATCTTGGTGCGTTAGTTGTAAAGGAAACATTAAAACGGGCAGGGGATTACCAGGGGAATATCGATGATTTAATTATTGGCTGTGCTATGCCTGAAGCAGAGCAGGGGCTTAATATGGCAAGGAATATTGGGGCATTGGCTGGTCTTCCATATACAGTACCAGCAGTGACGATTAACCGTTATTGTTCATCTGGCTTACAAAGTATCGCATATGGCGCAGAAAAAATAATGCTGGGTCATTCTGAAACTGCTATAGCAGGTGGTGCGGAATCAATGAGTCTTGTTCCGATGATGGGGCATGTTGTTAGACCTAATGCTAGACTAGCTGAGGATGCACCAGAATATTATATGGGAATGGGGCATACAGCTGAGCAAGTCGCTCAAAAATTTAGTATTTCCAGAGAAGATCAAGATGCCTTTGCAGTAAGAAGCCATCAAAGAGCAGCAACCGCAATTAATGAAGGGAAATTTGCTGAAGAAATTGTGACGGTTGATGTTCCCATTAGAACAGTTGATTCTAATCATAAACTTAGAGAGCGGGTTGTACAGTTCAGACAAGATGAGGGAGTACGCTCTAATACGACAGCTGAGGTTTTAGCAACGCTACGACCAGCTTTCTCTACAAAGGGTTCTGTTACAGCTGGTAACTCTTCACAAACTAGTGATGGTGCAGCGGCGGTCATGTTAATGGATCGAGAAAAAGCGGGCTCACTAGGGTATACACCAATGGCAAAGTTTCGTTCATTTGCTGTCGCAGGAGTGCCACCTGAAGTGATGGGGATTGGTCCAGTTGCTGCTGTACCATTAGCATTAAAATATGCAGGATTAGAGCTTTCAGATATCGGATTATTTGAATTAAATGAAGCGTTTGCTTCTCAATCCATACAAGTTATTCGGGAGCTTGGTCTGGATGAAGATAAAGTTAACGTCAATGGGGGGGCAATTGCGCTAGGACATCCACTTGGTTGTACAGGTACTAAACTAACGCTATCACTCATTCATGAAATGAAACGTCGCAATGAACAATTCGGTGTTGTCACAATGTGTATAGGTGGAGGTATGGGAGCAGCAGGTGTATTTGAGTTAATATAA
- a CDS encoding 3-hydroxyacyl-CoA dehydrogenase/enoyl-CoA hydratase family protein yields the protein MSQHIKKAAVLGSGVMGSGIAAHLANIGIPVLLLDIVPRELNEDEVKKGLTLEDKSVRNRNAATSIKKLLKQKPAPLTVKGNIDLIEAGNLEDDLPRLAEVDWVIEVVVENLAVKQKVFAEVDKHRKHGSIISSNTSGISVEAMAKGRSEDFRRHFLGTHFFNPPRYLKLLEVIPTKDTDEKVLSFMKTFGEDVLGKGVVEAKDTPNFIANRIGTYGLLVTVQQMLKGGYSVGEVDSVTGPLIGRPKSATFRTLDVVGLDTFAHVARNVYDQVDGKEKEVFEVPAFMQTMLDNGWLGSKSGQGFYKKEGKTILELNPETFEYEEKKKITCPSMELAKQAKGLNDKLKALIYSKDRAGLLLQNITIPTLIYSAELLGDIADDIVAIDSAMKWGFGWEVGPFELWDAIGVKQAIEVMETRGFTVPAWVKEMVEKGFETFYRKENGVLFFYFNGEYRQVRINAKVIDLKTHKEVNGVIKKNSGASLIDLGDNVALLEFHSKSNAIGLDIIQMINFAIDEVEKNYKGLVIGNQGKNFCVGANLGMILMEAQDDNLFEIDMVIRKFQQAMMRIKYSNKPVVAAPFGMALGGGAEICLPASRIQASSETYMGLVEVGVGLIPGGGGNKELYIKQLNNMPKGVDFDLQAVANRVFETVAMAKVSTSAAEARENQFLNDGDKISINGDHLLYDAKQRVIELHDNGYQPPTRKKIPVVGETGYATLLLGAQSMYLSGFISDHDLKIAKKLAFVIAGGRVPFGTEVDEQYLLDLEKEAFLSLVAEGKSQQRMQHMLVKGKPLRN from the coding sequence ATGAGCCAACATATTAAGAAAGCTGCAGTATTAGGTTCAGGGGTAATGGGCTCAGGAATTGCAGCACATTTAGCTAATATCGGCATCCCTGTCTTACTATTGGATATTGTGCCACGTGAATTGAATGAGGATGAAGTTAAGAAGGGGTTAACCTTAGAAGATAAGTCAGTTCGAAACCGTAATGCAGCAACATCTATAAAAAAGCTGCTAAAACAAAAGCCAGCTCCATTAACAGTAAAGGGAAATATTGATCTTATAGAAGCAGGCAACCTTGAAGATGACCTACCTCGCCTTGCTGAAGTTGATTGGGTAATTGAGGTAGTTGTTGAGAATTTAGCAGTAAAACAAAAGGTTTTTGCTGAAGTTGATAAACATAGAAAACATGGTAGTATTATTAGTTCAAATACATCAGGAATATCTGTTGAAGCAATGGCAAAAGGTCGTTCAGAGGATTTTAGAAGGCATTTCCTTGGAACACATTTTTTCAATCCACCACGTTATTTAAAGCTATTAGAAGTGATACCAACAAAGGATACCGATGAAAAGGTATTATCGTTTATGAAAACATTTGGAGAGGATGTTTTAGGTAAAGGTGTTGTTGAAGCAAAGGATACACCTAACTTTATAGCTAATCGCATTGGTACGTATGGATTACTGGTAACTGTCCAACAAATGCTTAAAGGGGGATACAGTGTTGGTGAAGTTGATTCTGTAACAGGACCTCTTATTGGCAGACCGAAAAGTGCAACCTTTCGAACACTTGATGTCGTTGGTTTAGACACGTTTGCACATGTGGCTAGAAACGTCTATGACCAAGTAGATGGCAAGGAAAAAGAGGTATTTGAGGTTCCGGCATTCATGCAAACAATGCTGGATAATGGTTGGTTAGGAAGTAAAAGTGGTCAGGGGTTTTATAAAAAAGAAGGCAAAACAATTCTTGAATTAAATCCTGAAACGTTTGAGTATGAAGAGAAAAAGAAAATAACGTGTCCATCAATGGAGCTTGCTAAACAGGCTAAGGGATTAAATGATAAATTGAAAGCGCTTATATATTCTAAGGATCGGGCAGGGCTTCTTTTACAAAATATCACCATTCCGACGCTCATCTATTCTGCAGAGCTGCTTGGAGATATTGCCGATGATATTGTCGCGATCGACAGCGCTATGAAATGGGGATTTGGTTGGGAAGTTGGTCCGTTTGAGCTTTGGGACGCAATTGGTGTTAAGCAAGCCATAGAAGTAATGGAAACAAGGGGATTTACCGTTCCTGCTTGGGTAAAAGAGATGGTTGAGAAGGGCTTTGAGACATTCTATCGAAAAGAAAATGGTGTACTATTCTTCTATTTTAATGGAGAATATCGCCAAGTTAGAATAAATGCAAAAGTAATTGATTTAAAAACACACAAAGAAGTCAATGGCGTCATAAAGAAAAACAGTGGTGCAAGTTTGATTGATCTAGGGGATAATGTGGCATTGCTTGAATTTCACTCAAAAAGTAATGCAATCGGTCTAGATATCATCCAAATGATTAATTTTGCTATCGATGAAGTAGAAAAAAATTATAAAGGACTTGTTATTGGAAACCAAGGCAAAAACTTCTGCGTGGGAGCAAATCTTGGCATGATATTAATGGAAGCTCAAGACGATAACCTCTTTGAAATCGATATGGTTATCCGCAAGTTCCAACAAGCGATGATGAGGATTAAATATAGTAATAAGCCTGTTGTAGCTGCACCATTTGGAATGGCACTAGGTGGAGGTGCCGAAATTTGTTTACCTGCTAGCCGTATTCAAGCATCCTCTGAAACATATATGGGATTAGTTGAAGTTGGGGTAGGATTAATCCCAGGTGGGGGAGGAAATAAAGAGCTCTATATTAAGCAATTAAACAATATGCCTAAAGGTGTAGATTTTGATTTACAAGCAGTTGCAAATAGAGTGTTTGAAACAGTTGCAATGGCAAAGGTTTCAACATCAGCTGCAGAAGCGAGGGAAAATCAATTTTTAAATGACGGTGACAAGATTAGTATTAATGGTGATCACCTATTATACGATGCAAAACAGCGCGTCATTGAACTGCATGATAATGGCTACCAACCTCCTACTAGAAAGAAAATACCTGTTGTTGGTGAAACTGGCTATGCAACATTACTACTTGGTGCACAATCTATGTACCTTTCAGGCTTCATTTCTGATCATGATTTAAAAATTGCCAAAAAACTTGCTTTTGTTATTGCTGGTGGAAGAGTTCCATTCGGTACTGAAGTAGATGAACAGTATCTGCTCGATTTGGAAAAGGAAGCATTTTTAAGTTTAGTTGCCGAGGGCAAATCTCAACAACGTATGCAACATATGCTCGTAAAAGGGAAGCCGCTTAGAAATTAA
- a CDS encoding YuzL family protein — MARLKKDPSKAGVSAASVKGNAGPTNEKAGGGKRTSQNQQYKQHNMGNDNM, encoded by the coding sequence ATGGCACGTTTAAAAAAGGATCCTTCAAAAGCTGGTGTTAGTGCTGCAAGTGTTAAGGGCAACGCTGGTCCTACAAATGAAAAAGCAGGTGGCGGAAAACGCACAAGCCAAAACCAGCAATATAAGCAACATAATATGGGAAATGATAACATGTAA
- a CDS encoding proline dehydrogenase family protein, with amino-acid sequence MEKLLRNSFMFLSRNKMMTKLAKRYGLRFGAARFVAGNTIEMATKVIEELNKKGLDVTLDYLGEFIQDEQEANEMANNTIKAIEAIGKENLQSQLSLKLTSMGLDISDEVVLQNMRRILSVAKQNKVFVTIDMEDYSRCERTLEIYKELRKEFNNVGTVLQAYLYRTVMDIEELAEYRANLRLVKGAYKESSRVAFPEKKAVDENFKQIIKMHLLNGNFTAVATHDNAIIDYTKKLVKVHKIPKSQFEFQMLYGIRPEKQLELVKEGYRMRVYVPYGTDWYGYFMRRLAERPANVAFVLKGIIKK; translated from the coding sequence TTGGAAAAACTACTTCGAAACTCTTTCATGTTTTTATCCAGAAACAAGATGATGACAAAATTAGCGAAAAGGTATGGTTTAAGGTTTGGTGCAGCAAGATTTGTTGCGGGAAATACAATTGAAATGGCAACTAAGGTAATTGAAGAATTAAATAAAAAAGGTCTTGATGTAACATTGGACTATCTAGGTGAGTTTATCCAAGATGAACAAGAAGCAAATGAAATGGCTAACAACACAATAAAAGCAATTGAAGCAATAGGTAAAGAAAATCTACAATCACAGCTATCATTAAAATTAACATCTATGGGATTAGACATATCGGATGAAGTTGTTTTACAAAATATGAGACGAATACTGTCTGTTGCTAAGCAAAATAAAGTATTTGTCACGATTGATATGGAGGATTATTCAAGATGTGAAAGAACTCTTGAAATTTATAAAGAGCTTAGAAAAGAATTTAACAATGTTGGTACGGTTCTTCAAGCATATCTATACCGTACAGTTATGGATATTGAGGAGTTAGCCGAGTATCGTGCTAATTTGAGACTTGTAAAGGGAGCGTATAAAGAATCTTCAAGGGTTGCATTTCCGGAAAAAAAAGCAGTAGATGAAAATTTTAAACAAATCATTAAGATGCATTTATTGAATGGAAATTTTACTGCCGTAGCAACGCACGATAATGCGATAATAGATTATACAAAAAAACTTGTGAAAGTGCACAAAATACCTAAATCACAATTTGAATTTCAGATGCTCTATGGCATTCGTCCTGAAAAGCAGCTAGAACTCGTAAAAGAAGGGTACCGAATGCGTGTATATGTTCCGTATGGGACTGATTGGTATGGGTATTTTATGAGGAGGCTTGCAGAAAGGCCTGCAAACGTAGCTTTTGTGTTGAAGGGAATAATTAAAAAGTAA
- a CDS encoding spore coat protein yields the protein MNINQQQKITNPETQIQKGPQMNDRDFVNDLLSTEKYMTASYSSALNEASHQALYQDILTIFNETQQSQRDLYNLMFRNGWYALEAADTQKLQQSHQQFSNYIVQQSPYSSGMSQ from the coding sequence ATGAATATCAATCAACAACAAAAAATAACCAACCCTGAAACACAAATACAAAAAGGACCACAAATGAATGATCGTGATTTTGTTAATGATCTTTTATCTACAGAAAAATACATGACTGCTTCCTACTCATCTGCTTTGAACGAAGCAAGTCACCAAGCACTTTACCAAGATATACTAACCATCTTCAACGAAACACAGCAATCACAACGAGACCTATACAATCTTATGTTTAGAAATGGATGGTACGCACTTGAAGCCGCTGACACACAAAAGCTTCAGCAATCACATCAGCAATTTTCAAACTATATCGTGCAACAATCACCTTATAGTAGTGGAATGTCTCAGTAA
- a CDS encoding YusU family protein, whose translation MDKELTKQFDGLLEKYTELLIGEVSDELTEKVKMWALYTHIAKSMPPLAKHWNVTYPDAKNEMRTIIHEIKALNEKHRENANQK comes from the coding sequence ATGGATAAAGAACTTACTAAACAGTTTGATGGTTTATTGGAAAAGTATACAGAACTATTAATTGGGGAAGTATCTGATGAATTGACAGAGAAGGTAAAAATGTGGGCATTATACACACATATAGCAAAGTCAATGCCACCATTAGCGAAGCATTGGAATGTGACATATCCTGATGCCAAAAATGAAATGAGAACAATCATCCACGAAATTAAAGCTCTTAATGAAAAACATCGTGAAAATGCAAACCAAAAATAA
- a CDS encoding IucA/IucC family C-terminal-domain containing protein: MARLTEIEINALKKYRLNTETVVPSLTIKGVDLLSEERLNKIFKEELQGKLNTDKSNVIGSMLVKRYAFIAALVLYSMSAFDKGINGSIQNVSLQTDESDPLWLPSFYFDHLEVTTPEIDRTEWRTSVVQSLFLENIVKVITSISKQAKVAKTILWENIAVYIFWMYETLLQDDSFSQEQLVKIQEDFYYVIHDAPPQLFGTKALNPFSQYDLPKQNDVRMRKTCCLFYLTSKNDDRCTTCPIKCKRL; this comes from the coding sequence ATGGCTAGACTTACTGAAATCGAAATCAATGCTCTAAAGAAGTATCGCTTAAATACAGAAACAGTTGTACCAAGCCTAACAATTAAGGGTGTTGATTTGCTTAGTGAGGAACGACTTAATAAGATTTTTAAGGAAGAACTTCAGGGGAAACTTAATACGGACAAATCTAATGTAATTGGCTCGATGCTTGTAAAAAGATATGCTTTTATAGCTGCATTAGTGTTGTATTCAATGAGTGCATTTGATAAAGGAATTAATGGCTCAATTCAAAATGTTTCCCTCCAAACAGATGAATCTGATCCATTATGGTTGCCAAGCTTTTATTTTGATCACTTGGAGGTAACGACTCCAGAAATAGATAGAACTGAGTGGAGAACAAGTGTCGTACAATCACTCTTTTTAGAAAATATCGTAAAAGTTATTACCTCTATATCAAAGCAAGCAAAAGTTGCTAAAACAATTCTATGGGAAAATATTGCGGTATATATTTTTTGGATGTATGAAACGTTACTACAAGATGACAGTTTTTCACAAGAACAATTAGTAAAGATTCAAGAGGATTTTTATTATGTTATACATGATGCACCACCACAGCTGTTTGGAACAAAAGCACTAAACCCATTTTCTCAATATGATCTTCCAAAACAAAATGACGTCCGTATGCGAAAAACTTGCTGTTTATTTTATTTAACGTCAAAGAATGATGATCGTTGTACTACATGTCCTATTAAATGTAAAAGACTATGA
- a CDS encoding ABC transporter ATP-binding protein codes for MHSIETNALTLSYGDTIIINELDVKIPKGEITVFIGSNGCGKSTLLRSIARLLKPKEGSVLLEGNAIAKLPTKEVAKQLAILPQGPVAPEGLTVLQLVKQGRYPYQSWLKQWTKEDEAAVTSALEATGMQDFAERPVDSLSGGQRQRAWIAMTLAQKTDIILLDEPTTYLDMTHQIEILDLLFELNERENRTIVMVLHDLNLACRYAHNLVALKDQKIFAQGKPEEVINCSLVQNVFQMNCEVTVDPLFGTPLCIPHGRGRCIVKEVGIVNG; via the coding sequence ATGCATTCTATTGAAACAAATGCGCTCACACTTTCTTATGGTGACACAATTATTATAAATGAGTTAGATGTGAAAATTCCAAAAGGTGAAATTACCGTTTTTATAGGAAGTAATGGCTGTGGGAAATCAACATTGCTTCGCTCAATTGCAAGACTGCTAAAGCCAAAAGAAGGCTCTGTTTTACTCGAAGGGAACGCAATTGCTAAATTACCTACAAAAGAAGTGGCAAAACAGCTTGCGATTTTACCACAAGGTCCTGTTGCTCCTGAAGGTTTGACAGTTCTTCAGCTTGTTAAGCAGGGGAGATATCCATATCAAAGTTGGTTAAAACAATGGACAAAAGAAGATGAGGCTGCTGTTACTAGTGCCCTAGAAGCGACAGGTATGCAGGATTTTGCTGAAAGACCTGTTGACTCACTTTCTGGTGGTCAAAGGCAACGTGCATGGATCGCCATGACTTTAGCACAAAAAACAGATATTATCTTGCTGGATGAACCAACAACATATCTTGATATGACACATCAAATTGAAATATTGGATCTTTTATTTGAATTAAATGAACGAGAAAATCGAACCATTGTTATGGTACTACATGATTTGAACTTAGCCTGTCGCTATGCTCATAATCTTGTTGCCCTTAAAGATCAAAAAATATTTGCTCAAGGCAAACCTGAGGAAGTAATAAATTGTAGTTTAGTTCAAAATGTTTTTCAAATGAATTGTGAAGTGACAGTTGATCCGTTATTTGGAACACCATTATGCATCCCACATGGAAGAGGTAGATGCATCGTTAAAGAAGTTGGCATTGTTAATGGCTAG